A single window of Athene noctua chromosome 1, bAthNoc1.hap1.1, whole genome shotgun sequence DNA harbors:
- the LOC141972966 gene encoding glutamine amidotransferase-like class 1 domain-containing protein 3, mitochondrial isoform X1 produces the protein MGKRVALVLAGCGVFDGSEIHEASAALVHLSRGGAEVKIFAPNIEQRDVVDHLKGSPTEEKRNVLVESARLARGNIQDLAELKASEFDAVIFPGGFGVAKNLCSWAVDGKNCTVHEHVNSTLQAFHSAKKPIGLCCISPVLAAKVFPGCEVTVGQDKNIDGRFPDAETASAIAELGCKHICKNVNESHVDKANKIVTTCAFMCKAPLHEIFDGIGTMVQEVLKLA, from the exons aTGGGCAAGCGGGTGGCCTTGGTTCTCGCCGGCTGCGGCGTCTTCGATGGCAGCGAGATTCACGAGGCCTCGGCGGCGCTGGTGCACCTCAGCCGCGGCGGCGCGGAG GTGAAGATATTTGCCCCCAATATTGAGCAAAGGGATGTAGTTGATCACCTAAAAGGAAGTCcaacagaagagaaaagaaacGTGTTAGTTGAAAGTGCCAGACTGGCAAGAGGAAACATTCAGGATTTGGCTGAACTGAAAGCTAGTGAATTTGATGCGGTCATTTTCCCTG gtggTTTTGGTGTAGCAAAGAACCTGTGTTCCTGGGCTGTAGATGGCAAGAACTGCACTGTCCATGAGCATGTGAACTCCACACTCCAGGCTTTCCACAGTGCTAAAAAGCCCATTGGTTTGTGCTGTATATCACCAGTCTTGGCAGCTAAAGTCTTTCCTGGTTGTGAGGTTACAGTCGGCCAAGATAAAAACATAGATGGAAG atttcctGATGCTGAAACGGCATCTGCTATTGCAGAGCTTGGATGTAAGCACATTtgcaaaaatgtaaatgaatCCCATGTGGATAAAGCCAATAAAATAGTTACTACCTGTGCTTTCATGTGCAAGGCTCCTCTGCATGAAATCTTTGATGGAATTGGGACAATGGTACAAGAAGTCCTGAAACTTGCCTGA
- the LOC141972966 gene encoding glutamine amidotransferase-like class 1 domain-containing protein 3, mitochondrial isoform X2 — translation MGKRVALVLAGCGVFDGSEIHEASAALVHLSRGGAEVKIFAPNIEQRDVVDHLKGSPTEEKRNVLVESARLARGNIQDLAELKASEFDAVIFPGGFGVAKNLAKKPIGLCCISPVLAAKVFPGCEVTVGQDKNIDGRFPDAETASAIAELGCKHICKNVNESHVDKANKIVTTCAFMCKAPLHEIFDGIGTMVQEVLKLA, via the exons aTGGGCAAGCGGGTGGCCTTGGTTCTCGCCGGCTGCGGCGTCTTCGATGGCAGCGAGATTCACGAGGCCTCGGCGGCGCTGGTGCACCTCAGCCGCGGCGGCGCGGAG GTGAAGATATTTGCCCCCAATATTGAGCAAAGGGATGTAGTTGATCACCTAAAAGGAAGTCcaacagaagagaaaagaaacGTGTTAGTTGAAAGTGCCAGACTGGCAAGAGGAAACATTCAGGATTTGGCTGAACTGAAAGCTAGTGAATTTGATGCGGTCATTTTCCCTG gtggTTTTGGTGTAGCAAAGAACCT TGCTAAAAAGCCCATTGGTTTGTGCTGTATATCACCAGTCTTGGCAGCTAAAGTCTTTCCTGGTTGTGAGGTTACAGTCGGCCAAGATAAAAACATAGATGGAAG atttcctGATGCTGAAACGGCATCTGCTATTGCAGAGCTTGGATGTAAGCACATTtgcaaaaatgtaaatgaatCCCATGTGGATAAAGCCAATAAAATAGTTACTACCTGTGCTTTCATGTGCAAGGCTCCTCTGCATGAAATCTTTGATGGAATTGGGACAATGGTACAAGAAGTCCTGAAACTTGCCTGA